The Malus domestica chromosome 10, GDT2T_hap1 genome contains a region encoding:
- the LOC103412406 gene encoding eukaryotic translation initiation factor 4E-1-like, with protein MVVEDAPKTSASEDQAKTEANAKPREEDDEPEEGEIVGDQDSASSKPSKGIAPQSHALEHSWTFWLKSAAAKSVKSKQEDWGSSIRPIYTFTTVEEFWSIYNKIGHPSKFNAGTDFHCFKYKIEPKWEDPVCANGGKWTVTYPKGKSDTSWLYTLLAMIGEQFDHGDEICGAVVSVRKSLEKITLWTKNATNEAAQVSIGKQWKGFLDYNETIGFIFHEDAIRLGRGAKNKYIA; from the exons ATGGTGGTCGAAGATGCACCCAAGACTTCAGCATCAGAAGATCAGGCCAAGACCGAGGCGAACGCTAAGCCGAGGGAGGAGGACGACGAGCCCGAAGAAGGAGAAATCGTTGGCGACCAAGACTCGGCGTCGTCGAAGCCTTCGAAGGGAATTGCGCCGCAGTCTCACGCCCTGGAGCACTCCTGGACCTTCTGGTTAAAAAGCGCTGCCGCAAAGTCCGTCAAGTCCAAGCAGGAGGATTGGGGCAGCTCCATCCGCCCGATCTACACCTTCACTACCGTCGAGGAGTTCTGGAG CATTTACAACAAAATAGGTCATCCTAGCAAGTTCAATGCGGGGACGGATTTCCATTGTTTCAAATACAAAATTGAGCCAAAGTGGGAGGATCCTGTGTGTGCTAATGGAGGAAAGTGGACTGTCACCTATCCTAAAGGGAAATCTGATACCTCTTGGTTGTATACG TTGCTAGCAATGATAGGAGAACAGTTTGATCATGGAGATGAAATCTGTGGAGCAGTTGTCAGTGTCAGAAAAAGCCTAGAAAAAATAACTCTTTGGACCAAGAATGCAACAAATGAAGCTGCTCAG GTGAGCATTGGGAAACAATGGAAGGGGTTTCTGGACTACAATGAAACTATTGGGTTCATATTTCAT GAGGATGCGATTAGACTTGGGAGAGGTGCCAAGAATAAATACATAGCCTGA